In the genome of Pseudoglutamicibacter cumminsii, one region contains:
- a CDS encoding NAD(P)H-hydrate dehydratase: MHLLFTPDQIRAAEAPMLAACEAAGDPDRLMRQAAHGLVVHIARAVTRRPALGEPIVPAPTSVAEIYSGGIGAGTGYSPAAGYSPVSSLRGALIVGLIGPGNNGGDGLYALAGLARRGALCVAVMVADRWHERAAAAARDAGVELLVTQAGGPLPGTVFERASRWQLCAATAQEQVVPQAGGQLPVTVEELDVWALLRKADVIVDAVLGIGAQGGMWIPGWDEETQKWAVVGDELKALVIAVDCPSGLNTLTGSADELVPSAHLTVTFGALKRGLVVGAGREKTGDVYLVEMGLKTWLSSGPMPLLVTPQEADAQLLAPRAGDHKYSRGVLGVLAGSPAYPGAAVLCSTAAAAVGQHDAGRGGVGMLVTAGRGETGASVVQALPEVVNVDRAELLSSAWPAAAQKATAWVVGPGIGTEPEDCEPAVAVMKNSQCPVVVDASALSLWEPESLLASRGDGTPIKAVNRDYVLTPHAGEFAALAQRLGVPTWDPLQDPLEAAYDLASAVNAVVLLKGSATVVAAPDGPVFVAASAAPTLARAGSGDKLAGVVGAMLATHAARALSSGIELSQDRIAELCAAAAVLHGVTYSIDS, translated from the coding sequence ATGCATCTTTTGTTCACCCCGGATCAGATTCGTGCGGCGGAGGCGCCCATGCTTGCCGCATGTGAGGCAGCGGGGGATCCGGATCGTTTGATGCGTCAGGCCGCCCACGGGTTGGTGGTGCACATCGCCAGGGCTGTGACGCGGCGGCCCGCGCTAGGGGAGCCGATCGTCCCTGCTCCCACATCTGTGGCTGAGATCTATTCCGGCGGCATAGGTGCTGGCACGGGATACAGTCCTGCCGCGGGATACAGCCCGGTGTCCTCTTTGCGTGGGGCGCTCATCGTGGGTTTGATTGGCCCGGGGAATAACGGTGGTGATGGACTCTATGCTTTGGCGGGTCTGGCCCGCCGCGGAGCGCTATGCGTGGCTGTCATGGTTGCGGACCGTTGGCATGAGCGCGCCGCGGCTGCAGCTCGGGATGCCGGGGTTGAGCTGCTGGTCACTCAAGCAGGTGGGCCATTGCCGGGCACTGTTTTTGAGCGGGCATCGCGTTGGCAGTTATGTGCAGCAACGGCACAGGAGCAGGTGGTCCCTCAAGCAGGTGGGCAATTGCCGGTCACTGTTGAGGAGCTGGATGTTTGGGCGCTGCTTAGGAAAGCGGATGTGATCGTTGATGCGGTCCTGGGCATTGGAGCTCAAGGTGGGATGTGGATTCCTGGCTGGGATGAAGAGACCCAAAAATGGGCTGTGGTCGGGGATGAACTAAAGGCACTGGTTATCGCTGTTGACTGCCCATCGGGGCTGAACACGTTGACCGGATCTGCAGATGAGCTGGTTCCAAGCGCCCACCTGACAGTGACTTTCGGTGCACTGAAACGCGGGCTTGTGGTGGGTGCAGGGCGGGAGAAAACCGGCGATGTGTACCTGGTAGAGATGGGTTTGAAAACTTGGCTGTCCTCGGGTCCGATGCCGCTTTTGGTGACTCCCCAGGAAGCGGATGCTCAGCTACTTGCACCGCGTGCGGGGGATCATAAATATTCGCGTGGAGTGCTCGGGGTGCTTGCAGGGTCACCGGCTTATCCGGGGGCAGCGGTGCTATGTTCTACGGCAGCTGCCGCGGTAGGCCAACACGATGCTGGTCGCGGCGGGGTGGGGATGCTGGTGACCGCTGGTCGTGGAGAGACCGGTGCCAGTGTGGTGCAGGCTTTGCCCGAGGTGGTCAATGTTGACCGTGCAGAGTTATTATCTTCTGCTTGGCCGGCTGCCGCGCAGAAGGCAACTGCCTGGGTTGTGGGGCCGGGTATTGGCACGGAGCCGGAGGATTGTGAACCAGCAGTGGCCGTGATGAAGAACAGCCAATGTCCGGTGGTCGTGGATGCTTCAGCCTTGTCGCTGTGGGAACCGGAATCGTTGCTAGCCTCCCGAGGGGATGGGACGCCTATCAAAGCTGTAAATCGGGACTATGTGCTCACCCCACATGCGGGCGAATTCGCGGCCCTGGCCCAGCGTTTAGGTGTGCCAACTTGGGATCCACTTCAGGATCCTTTGGAGGCAGCATACGATCTAGCCTCAGCGGTCAATGCGGTGGTGTTATTGAAGGGATCAGCAACAGTGGTTGCTGCCCCAGATGGTCCAGTTTTCGTAGCGGCATCGGCGGCGCCGACGCTGGCTCGCGCGGGCTCGGGTGACAAACTCGCTGGCGTGGTGGGTGCGATGCTCGCAACCCACGCGGCCCGTGCCCTCAGCAGCGGCATCGAGCTGTCACAGGACCGGATTGCCGAATTGTGCGCAGCAGCGGCCGTCTTGCACGGGGTGACCTACAGCATCGACAGCTGA
- a CDS encoding holo-ACP synthase yields MIVGIGVDVVDVPRFEKLIERTPALVERLFCPEERQVRTRSLAARFAAKEAVAKALGSPGGMVWHDCEVCTLESGAPELAIRGSVKAVADQLGIKRWHVSLTHDGDVAIAYVIAEG; encoded by the coding sequence ATGATTGTGGGCATCGGTGTTGACGTTGTGGACGTTCCGCGTTTCGAAAAGCTGATTGAGCGGACCCCAGCTTTGGTTGAGCGCTTGTTTTGCCCCGAGGAGCGTCAGGTGCGTACGCGTTCCCTCGCGGCGCGTTTCGCCGCCAAGGAAGCGGTCGCGAAAGCGTTGGGTTCCCCGGGCGGGATGGTGTGGCATGACTGCGAGGTGTGTACGCTTGAATCTGGTGCCCCGGAGCTAGCCATCCGCGGCAGTGTGAAGGCGGTCGCGGACCAGCTCGGCATTAAGCGTTGGCATGTTTCATTGACCCACGATGGCGATGTTGCGATCGCGTATGTGATCGCTGAAGGCTAG